The Salvia splendens isolate huo1 chromosome 20, SspV2, whole genome shotgun sequence nucleotide sequence TAGGAACTCCAAGCAGAGTGGAAGGTGCAACTTTTGAAGCACTCGCACTTGATGCACTTCAGTTGCATGAGCTGGCTTTCCCAACACGTTCCTTACCACTTGGTAGTGCTGAGGCTGTAGCACTGCCTAATCCAGGTGATTATCACTGGAGAAAAGGTGGTGAGATCCACTTAAATGACCCCCTTGCCATTTCAAAGTTACAAGAGGCTACTAGATCCAACAGTGTAGCTGCCTATAAAGAGTACTCTAAACGCGTTCAAGAATTGAATAAGTCATGTAATTTGAGAGGGCTTCTGAAATTTAAGGAAGCTGAGGTAAAGGTTCCTCTTGAAGAAGTTGAACCAGTTAGTGAGATTGTAAAACGTTTTTGTACCGGAGCAATGAGCTATGGTTCTATCTCGTTGGAGGCTCACACAACACTTGCTAAAGCAATGAACCAGATTGGGGGAAAGTCGAACACTGGTAAGCTACGGTTGTTTTATGCGTCTATTACTTGTTCATTGTTGTTTTTGCAATGCATAAAATTTCATctaagatatttttttttgccttttgcAAACAGGTGAGGGAGGTGAAGAACCATCTCGTATGGAACCTCTTGCTGATGGCTCAAGGAATCCAAAGAGAAGTGCCATAAAGCAGGTTGCAAGTGGAAGATTTGGAGTTTCCAGCTATTATCTTACAAATGCAGATGAGTTACAGATAAAAATGGCACAGGTATGCTTTCATATGTTATACTTTTCATCTAAGGGGGGTTTTCCATGGTCTGTGCTGTATCCTTGTCATGCCTATCCTTTATCTCCTGTGCGTGGGTAGGACAACGGTTTCTTTTGTTTATGAATTTGCGTTCATGGACAGATGATGCCGTGTCAGCAAAGCACCTTGTGGTGTCTTTGCATCATTTAGTGATACCTGCATTTGGCATTTGGTGAGATTCATTTCACATGTATCATATGCAAATGATTTGTAGTTTTTAACATTTGAGATTTCATGATGCAGGGAGCAAAGCCTGGCGAAGGAGGTGAACTTCCAGGACATAAGGTAATTGGTGACATTGCTATAACTAGGAATTCTACAGCTGGTGTGGGACTTATCAGTCCTCCTCCCCATCATGACATTTACTCCATTGAAGATCTAGCACAATTGATTCATGACCTCAAGGTATATTTCCATGCCCCATCAGTTTTACAACCTCTTTAATAATTTTCTTGAAAGTGGATATCTTAGCTATGATTGGCTATTGGGTTTACACTTATACATTGGTTGTATCCGATTCTCATAAATTTGCTGTTATATTTATTGTAGAACGCAAATCCTGATGCCCGCATAAGTGTCAAGTTGGTTTCTGAAGCTGGCGTTGGAGTGATTGCCAGTGGGGTTGTTAAGGGTCATGCTGATCATGTCTTAATCTCCGGCCACGATGGAGGTACAGGGGCTTCAAGATGGACGGGCATCAAAAGTGCTGGTGTACCTTGGGAACTTGGTCTAGCAGAGACACACCAAACCTTAGTGGCTAATGATCTTCGTGGTCGAACTGTTCTTCAGACTGATGGCCAACTGAAGACTGGGCGAGATGTGGCTGTTGCTGCACTTCTTGGTGCAGAGGAGTTTGGTTTCAGCACTGCTCCCCTCATCACACTGGGTTGCATCATGATGCGGAAATGCCACAAAAACACATGCCCTGTTGGTATTGCAACTCAAGATCCAGTTCTTAGGGAGAAGTTTGCTGGTGAACCTGAACATGTCATCAACTTCTTCTTCATGCTGGCAGAGGAATTAAGGGAGATTATGTCTCAGCTTGGTTTTCGAACACTGAATGAAATGGTTGGACGTGCAGACATGCTTGAACTGGATAAAGATGTGGCAAATAACAATGAGAAGCTTAAGAATATTGATCTTTCCCTTCTACTTCGCCCTGCTGCTGACATCAGACCAGATGCTGCACAATATTGTGTGCAGAAACAGGACCATGGGTTGGACATGGCTTTAGATAACAAACTAATAGCTTTAGCAAAACCTGCCTTGGATAAAAGTGTTGCCGTATACATTGAATCTCCTATATGCAATGTAAACCGAGCAGTTGGAACCATGCTAAGCCATGAAGTGACAAAACGCTACAAAATGGCAGGACTTCCTTCAGATACAATTCATATCAAACTGAATGGAAGTGCAGGCCAGAGTCTTGGAGCTTTTCTATGTCCTGGCATCACACTGGAGCTTGAAGGAGATAGCAATGATTATGTCGGGAAGGGACTGTCAGGAGGGAGAATTATTGTATATCCCCCTAAAGGTAGCAACTTTGATCCGAAGGAAAATATTGTCATTGGCAACGTAGCGCTTTATGGGGGCACAAATGGGGAGGCTTACTTTAACGGGATGGCAGCAGAAAGATTTGCTGTTCGTAATTCTGGTGTCAAAGCTGTAGTTGAAGGTGTAGGTGATCATGGATGTGAGTACATGACTGGGGGCATTGTTGTAGTGCTAGGGAAGACCGGTAGAAATTTTGCTGCTGGCATGAGTGGGGGCATTGCCTATGTTCTTGATGTTGATTCAACTTTTAGATCTCGGTGCAATCAAGAGTTGGTAGATCTTGACCCTGTGGAAGATGAGGATGATATTTTGACGCTTAGGATGATGATACAACAGCATCAGCGTCACACAAGCAGCCAGTTAGCTAGGGATGTCCTTGCAGATTTTGACTCCCTTCTCCCGAAGTTCATCAAGGTCTTCCCTCGTGACTACAAACGCATTCTAGCAAATAAGAAAGTAGATGAAATTTCAGAGAACACAGCTGAAGTTGCAGCCAAAGAGGCTGAGGTGgaagaagaggtggagttgAAGGAGAAAGATGCTTTTGAAGAGCTTAAGAAGATGGCAGCTGCATCTATCCATGAAACTCCCCAGGTATATTTTGTGACATGTAACATCCTCATCCTGCCCTACATTCAACACACCCAAATGACCCCACAGTTGTAGAGAACACGTGTGATGGTTCGACCTATGCTTTTTTACTAGTAGAATCATCAACTGCAATGACTTAGTGTGACTACCTATGTGCTTTAGACTTGGTACCAACCATGAAGATCCATTTCTAGTTACTGCTCATTGATTATTGTTTAGGATCATGTTCATCTTCTGCTGTTGGTTATGGAATGTTTGAATCAATTTCTTGATCCAAATTTCTTGTTGGATAGGTTGAGGAAGATGAACCAGAAAAGAGGCCAACTAGGGTTCCTGATGCTGTCAAACATCGGGGTTTTGTTGCTTATGAGCGGGAGGGTGTTTCGTACAGGGATCCGACTGTCAGGATGAATGACTGGAATGAAGTTATGGAAGAATCAAAACCAGGACCATTGTTGAAAACACAGTCAGCTCGCTGTATGGATTGTGGTACTCCTTTTTGTCATCAGGTAACAAAAGTTCAGTAGTACTTTAAAGAATAATCATCTTGAGGACTAAGGACTAACTACTGTAAATTGGATCGTGTCTTGCAGGAGCACTCTGGATGCCCTCTTGGAAATAAGATACCAGAATTCAATGAATTGGTTTACCAGAACAGATGGCGAGAAGCATTGGATAGGCTTTTGGAAACTAACAACTTCCCGGAGTTCACCGGCCGTGTATGCCCTGCTCCCTGTGAAGGATCTTGTGTACTTGGTATCATAGAAAATCCCGTGTCTATCAAATCAATTGAGTGCTCTATCATAGATAAAGCTTTTGAGGAGGGGTGGATGGTTCCCCGGCCTCCTCAGACGAGAACAGGGTACATCTTTTACTTGAATACTGCACAATATATTTAGCTTTGATGAAGATGATTTTATTCTCAATTCTGGAATTTAACCCTGATTTGTTTGCCTTTCACCAATTACAGAAAAAGAGTTGCGATTGTTGGAAGTGGGCCTGCTGGTTTGGCTGCTGCTGATCAGTTAAATAAAAAGGGACACTCCGTGACAGTTTTTGAGCGTGCTGACAGAATAGGTGGTTTAATGATGTATGGCGTACCGAACATGAAGACTGACAAAATAGATGTAGTTCAGAGACGGGTTAATCTCATGGAGAAGGAAGGAGTGAAGTTTGTAGTTAATGCTAATGTAGGAAAAGATCCATTATACTCGATAGAGCAGCTTCGTGAAGAGCACGATGCAGTTGTATTGGCTGTGGGAGCCACAAAACCAAGGTGCGTAACCATGATTTCTGCAATTTATTGGATACTATCTCAATAATATAAAGAGCTTGAGTACATATTTTTAACAATGAGAACCTATTGGATAATTTTGTAGGGATCTTCCTGTTCCTGGGAGAGACCTTTCTGGAGTCCATTTTGCAATGGAGTTTCTTCATGCAAATACAAAAAGCCTGCTTGATAGCCAACTTCAGGATGGAAATTACATCTCTGCCAAGGGAAAGAAAGTAGTGGTGATTGGTGGTGGCGACACTGGCACAGACTGTATTGGGACATCTATCAGGCACGGTTGCACTAACATTGTAAATCTAGAGCTTCTCCCTAAACCACCAGCTACCAGAGCTCCAGGCAACCCTTGGCCTCAGGTTCGAACCTTCTTCTGTTTCCGCTTTTGCATAAGAGTTCTATCGTCCAATTACACACAGTTGCATCGGCATTTTTTCTGGCTTGAGTTCCATCTTCATCTATGCTTTTTCCCTCTTTCTTCATTTGTTCTGGACAACAAAATTAAAGTTGCGTCTCTTTAAAATTTGGCAGTGGCCACGGGTATTCCGTGTGGATTATGGGCATCAGGAAGCTGCTACCAAGTTTGGTAAGGACCCAAGGTCTTATGAAGTGCTGACAAAACGTTTTATTGGAGACGAGAACGGAAAACTGCAAGGACTAGAGGTTGTGCACGTCAGTTGGGAGAAGGATGCCAGTGGGAGGTTCCAATTCAAGGAAGTCGAAGGTTCGGAAGAAATTATTGAAGCTGATCTAGTCCTGCTAGCAATGGGATTCCTTGGTCCTGAAGAGGTTAGCATTATCCCTTTTCTCTTGGAGATAGTTTGACACCTCGGTAACACTAATAATTCTGTTCTAACATTTCTGGTTCTTTCTCAGACTGTCGCGGACAAGCTTGGAGTGGACAAGGACAACCGATCAAACTTCAAAGCTGATTACGGCCGCTTCTCAACAAATGTTGAAGGCGTGTTCGCTGCTGGGGATTGCCGGCGCGGGCAATCACTGGTGGTCTGGGCAATTAACGAAGGCAGGCAAGCAGCTGCACGAGTTGACCAATATCTCCTCAAAGACGAGAACGCCGACACTGATGGAAATGGACTCGCAAAGCAGCAGCAGCAGGACAACTGGAGGCAGACTGTGAGGACATAGTCTGCTTGGACATCAAGAAAGCTCTTAGTTTGGAGCTGTCGCCGATGATCTGAACCCACCAGAACAGACGCCGTGGAACGACGGATAGAGGTTTTGGAGGGCAGGAGGTGGGATTTTTAGAGGTCTTgtgttttatgattttgaaaaGTATTATTGTTGGTGTTGAAAGTGCTGGCAAACTAAATAAACAATAATGTACAGGTTGTCTGTTCTGTGGTTATCAGTAATCTATCATCAGTGCTGTAGGAATTTCTACATCACTTGACTATCGTTTTGTTTTTGAGAAGAAATTATTTAGATGATCAGACATTGAAGCGTATTGCTCCTAGACTTATAAGTCATTACCATAATTTACATCTTTATAGTATTTGTCTAATTTATAATCTTTATTCTTAGTTTCCTACCATGACCACTTCTTAAAATTACTCCCctccttaaattttgtcatatttttcctcatcttaaattttgtcatattttttcattttcgtccgtttcataatatttgtcacatttcactttttattgttttagatgtagacccatattccactaactcattccaactcatattttattataaaactacttcatccgtccaccatttaaagagcttttttgccattttggtttgTTCACGATTTATAGaactatttaatttattccacttttagtatGTAAACCCCACATTCCACAAACTTTTTACATTCACAattcaatataaaactaatattttaaatgagTCTCACGTTCCACTCACTTTCtccttttacttttcttcacaaagttagacaatttcttaaaactcgtgacgAGTCAAAATGACtttttaaatggtggacggagggagtaatatataagaATAtgactcattcttcactaattttttcaactcatttttcattacatttcttaaaattcgtgtacggtcaaagtgtgacaaaatttaaagagaggaagaagtattttattagtatttcttttttcgagCCCAAGCATGAATTCTTAATTAATAagtaaaaaatggaaaaatcaaTTGACACATGTCAAGTATTTTAAACTTGAATTCTTAATTTATAATACACCAACTAGATCTAGGTTCGCGTGCATTATTTAATAATCAACCGTAATTTAAAACTTTAGATTGATTGAATCCAACAAAAAACTTCACGAGAGTCGAACATCACTGGGCagaattttatttcgataatCCAAAAGTATTAATCAGTTTAATCCAACTTGCATCGactctaagagcatccccattcgtgttcttgccaacgagcacggatgtgggcacGGATCCGCTTTTACTCCCTGtgcttaggcaagagcacaacacccacatccgtgctcttccgcaaggacaagctcaagggtctcactattctattattcaatttaaataaaaaaaatttcacaaaattaaaatgcattaaaaatatccggaatactattacaaatttaaaaaaattaaaaattatataattaaaatcctattTAAATTTAGTTCCAAATTTTATTTGATGTGCGTGCAGAATTCGAGTTCCTATTTCCTGGAGGCATGGAATTAGTAAGCGGTGCGCTCCTTGTTTATATATATGCACTACTATTTCAGGTTTTAATTTTAACGAAACTTTCgtgattttttattcaaatatatagtactatgtAAAAGGATTATATCATGCTTCATATTTCATTAcatatcatttatttatttataatattataaaacaatTATGTGATCGTATCGATTGGAGTTCATAATTTATCGTGTTACATGAATGTTATGGACTCAATTCCCATATTAGTtgtgtggggtatatagactaaatgagatTTCTCTCCTAACAAGCTAGTATTTTGGGATGAGTTATCCCGTTTGGTttgtatcaattggtgctttcattgagagtccaaacggctcggagtggtggccgggcaacgaactcgtcgtgaccaacgagtacgtttgggaccgctcggagtggtgacccacggagtggtggccgggcaaagaatccgccgtgaccaacatggccgtgaccaacgagaactcggagtggtggcctggcaaagaaccagccgtgaccaacatggccgtgaccaacgaggacgttgacCCTTAAAGaagggtcgaatgttacggactcaattcccacatcaacaactgatgtggggtatatagactaaatggacTCGTACGAcaccaattgatacagaccaaacggaagaactcatcccaaaagactagcctgttaggggagagagcccatttagtctatataccccacatcagttgttctcacaaccaatgtgggaattgagtccgtaacattcgggagaactcatcccaaaagactagcatgttaggagagagagctcatttagtctatataccccacataagttgttctcacaaccgatgtgggaattgagtccgtaacattcgaccctcctttaagggccaacgtcctcgttggtcacgactggttctttgccaggccaccactccgagttctcgttggtcccggccaccactccgtgggtcaccacCAGGGGCGGATTTACATGGGACAAAagaggggcaattgccccacctCATGTTTTCCATATCATGTATTTATATacctattttaaattaatttattttaatcttCTACTAAATGCCCCTCCTCATGATTTTAAAATTCCTTCTTATCTAAATTTGCCCCCTTTCCTATAAATTTCTAGCTCCGCCCCTGGTCACCACTTCGAGCGGTCCCAAACGTACTCGTtacccggccaccactccgagccgtttgggctctcaatgaaagcaccaattgatacagaccaaacgggataactcatcccaaaagactagcctgttaggagagagagcccaTTTAGTCTATAAACCCACATCAGTtattctcacaaccgatgtgggaattgagtcagTAACATTGAACGTAATATTTTCTTTGTTCGTTATAAATGTAGAGAGAAACTTGTACAAGCAGTAATATTCAACAAtgatgaatttatttatttaatgctTTTCACCTATGCAGAATTGATCATCTTGCTACCAAGGGTTATCCTTTTTCCTGTTGCTATGTGGCTTTTGATCAAGAAATTTCGGAGAAGGCATATGTCCATGTATACAAGAATAGAAAGCTTCTTACGAAGGGACAACCAACTTCACACCAATTAGATATTCATATTCAGACATTAAGAAGATGACCGGGAGCTTTCAAGACAAACTAGGTGAAGGTGGCTACGGTTCTGTCTATAAAGGGAAGCTCTGAAGTAGCAATCAAGTTACTTGGCTAATCTGGAGGAAGGACAAGACTTCATGAATGAAATTGCAACCATTGGAAGGATCCACCATGTCAACGTGGTGAAACTCGTTGGATACTGTGCACACGTCTCCAAGCGTGCACTTATCTATGATTACATGCCCAACTGTTCCCTTGAAAAATATCTTTTCAATAGAGACAAAACGATCTCATTGAGTTGGGATACGAAGTTTGAGATTACAGTTGGTGTTGCTCGTGGGATCGAGTATCTGCACCGAGGGTGTGATGTTCAGATCCTGCATTTTGATATCAAGCCTCATAACATACTTCTTGATGATAACTTCATCCCAGAAATATCATATTTTGGGCTAGCAAAGTTTTTCCCAACGGATAAAACCACTGTGACTATGACTGCTGCTAGAGGAACCATAGGATACGTTGCCCCTGAACTGATTAGCAGAAGTATTGGAGCAGTCTCTTACAAGGCTGATGTTTATAGTGTCGGGATGTTGTTAATGGAAATGGTGAGTTTGAAGAAAGACTTGATTGGGAACAATGACAATTCGAGTCAATATTTTCCGTATTGGATATATGACTACTTCAACCAAGGGAAGGACATTGAAGTTGTGAATGATGGTGATGATGAAAACCATGATGATAGTTGGAGGAAATACGGTCGGAAGATGAAAATAGTTGCATTATGGTGCATACAGATGAATCTAGATGACCGTCCATCAATGTACAAAGTGTTAGAAATGTTGGAAGGTGATGTTGAACGTCTAAAGATTCCTGAGTATCCTTCTCAATCTATTCAAACCGCTGTAGTAGATCAAACATGTTCCACTGATTCAGTATCGTTGCTGGAACATGATGATTCTTCACCCAATGTTGAGATTATAGTTGAAAAATTGCATAGCATGCCATATAGTTGTAAATCGCCTAAATATTGTAAAATGTTATAGCATTTAGGTTTATGTGTGTGTGCCCCATGCTCTAATAAATTGAGTTTACTCAAATGTGTTTGATGCCTTAGATTTATAACTTTGGGTTGTGATTTGTGATGTTAGCATATGGGCCTCGGCCCAAAACAATATTTTTTGTTAATGGATTGTCATTGAGccacaaattaaaattataagaacCAAATTATGTTGTAAATGGATCAAAGTTCATTATCCTAAGGTATAAAATTCCTCTGCTATTTATTATGACCGTCTGAATTTATGTCAACTTTTTGACATGGTACGTAGGGAAGTACTTATATTGTTTACATAATATAAACTTCATGTATCTTAATTTATCAGATAgtttttttatatgtatatacgTATGGTAAAAAAAATGGGATTAATGAAGACCTGCCAATATTTTCTTGCACCCATACTGGATATATGATTGTTTTGAGCAAGATAAGGATATTGAAATTGAAGAAGCGGAATGTGATTATGAGAATGCGAGTAGAAAGAGTATCGTTAAAAAGATGATCATAGTTGCATTGTGGTGCATACTGATGAGTCCAGATGATCGTCCATCAATGAATAAGGTGTTGGAGATGCTGGAAGGTGATGTTGAACGTTTGCAAATTCCTTCTCAATCGACTCAAATTGGAGTGGGTTTTGATCAGATCGAAATTACATCTTCCTCTGATTCTGTTTCCTTATTTAATAATGAGGATGCTTCAATATGTGTCCAGACGCATGTGTGAAAACAAATTTAGGCGTCTTTAATTATAGTACTTCACTTATAttagtttttgtttaattttatttatcgaATCTCATTCGTTAACTTTCATGTTAGCTGAGAATCTCTATATAAGTATGTGTTACTGTAGTTTTTTATTCTTAATAAATTTGTAGTTGTTTAAAATTAGAATAGGAGAAAATATTCTTATACTACTCGCTAGCCCACGGTATCAAATTCTAGATACACCTGTACTTATGAATCTGGTCGTGTTATATTTGATGTAAGGGAATTGAAATGTTCAACTATTGATAGACCTCAGCTAAACATGCAGAGGAGGAGGCTGTTTCTATATATTTAAGTCAAGCAAACAGATGAAAAAAATTTATACATATAATATTAACTTTTTTATGTACACTAACtaatattttatactatatgTTATTATATTcgctaaattttaatattatattttatcatttactaaatttaatactatatttttattatatatttaattatatacatttaTAACAGTAAAACGGTTCAACCAGTGGTTCAGTCGGTCGGACCAGTTGAACCATGAGCCCATAGCTCTGCCGATTTGCATACAGGTCCGGTTTTAAAAACATTGGCCATATAGGATTAGATCTGGATGAAATTGATTTTTGtgagaaattgactacaaatTTAATGTTAATGcattttttcaccattttcaaagTTAATAAAAGATCTGAATCACTACCAAAAAAAACGCTCATTATTGACGAAATTAGTGACGACGATCGACAGCTCAAGAACTTGTGATGGATAAATGACTTGAAAGCGTCAGTCACTAATTAGCGACGGATAAGTACGTCACTAACACGAAAACTTACCATGTCAGCTGCCTACATTTTCCGTCATTGAGTGGGTTAGTAACTGTAGTGACggacaaatccgtcactaaaaTTTTTTCGGGACAAGTTTTTTAATGACGGATCCCAGTACTGTTTCTGTAACTAACTGTGTTAACTGAAGAAATTTCGCTGATAGTGACGGAAAATATCCATCACTAAATAGCGAGTTTTTTGCGAGTTTTTAAAAGTGAATTAACTAAAAGTTGTGTATTTCACATGGATATTATATGCAATAAATTGAGTTTAATAGATGATTATCTGGTTCTAGATTACTTCTTTGGGTTGTGATTTGAGATGGTAATGCATGGGCCTCGGGCCTCATTAGAGCCTATTGGATTGATAGAATATCACGTGGTCAAAGCTCATTAGCCACGTTGGGTCTTCATTTTCAGTTGACCGAAAGAGAGTAAAAATGTTCAATTATTCGCCTGATACAAGATATTGACCTAGAGATATTTGATATAGTTGTGTCACTATCCttgaaaataaagataaatactccttccgtccatgaaatattatccagtttttccattttagtccgtccgtaaaatgttgtccactttgcttttatttcttttttggtaTATGAATCCACTTTCCACTAAGTTATTAccctcacattctattataaaattaatatataaatgtggggcctacattccactaatttttcttcacatttcttaaaattcgtgtcgaaTCAAATATCGATAACATTTtgtgaacggagggagtaatactaaGTCAGAGAAAgagattaaaatattatattcaaGTACTAATAGAACTTTGAACTCTTGTTTGGCTCAAAAACATTAGTTGAAAGCAATGGT carries:
- the LOC121781718 gene encoding rust resistance kinase Lr10-like, giving the protein MNEIATIGRIHHVNVVKLVGYCAHVSKRALIYDYMPNCSLEKYLFNRDKTISLSWDTKFEITVGVARGIEYLHRGCDVQILHFDIKPHNILLDDNFIPEISYFGLAKFFPTDKTTVTMTAARGTIGYVAPELISRSIGAVSYKADVYSVGMLLMEMVSLKKDLIGNNDNSSQYFPYWIYDYFNQGKDIEVVNDGDDENHDDSWRKYGRKMKIVALWCIQMNLDDRPSMYKVLEMLEGDVERLKIPEYPSQSIQTAVVDQTCSTDSVSLLEHDDSSPNVEIIVEKLHSMPYSCKSPKYCKML